In a single window of the Spodoptera frugiperda isolate SF20-4 chromosome 19, AGI-APGP_CSIRO_Sfru_2.0, whole genome shotgun sequence genome:
- the LOC118281038 gene encoding uncharacterized protein LOC118281038, producing the protein MAVQNKVLYAFRGWIAFVAFMDLGTTGRSYIERRSFLSNAGDEHLDGDFTISRMLGMYSLLKALALIHCTLYIHYRPVVSMGYWSLTLTIILYFSEAFYFHSTDLNFYVVFPCVLNIITLIGLIYLPTKLKLFGQIPGTSGMDREVDDENTQILRSMGNFRRRKPGNTVKNKHV; encoded by the exons atggcgGTTCAAAATAAAGTTTTGTATGCATTCCGTGGTTGGATCGCGTTTGTTGCATTTATGGATCTTGGAACAACGGGACGGTCTTATATCGAAAGGAGGTCGTTTCTAAGCAACGCCGGCGATGAACATCTAGACG gaGACTTCACGATATCAAGGATGCTGGGCATGTATTCGCTGCTCAAGGCGTTAGCGCTaatacattgtacattatacatacattatagaCC TGTGGTGTCCATGGGCTATTGGTCTTTGACTCTGACCATCATTTTATACTTCTCTGAGGCATTCTACTTCCATTCCACGGACCTCAACTTCTATGTGGTGTTCCCTTGTGTTTTGAACA TAATAACCCTAATAGGTTTAATATACCTACCAACAAAATTGAAGCTCTTCGGCCAAATACCTGGCACATCAGGCATGGATCGAGAGGTTGACGACGAAAACACACAGATACTGCGCAGTATGGGCAACTTTAGACGACGGAAACCTGGCAACACTGTTAAGAATAAACACGTTTGA